The window TGGTATTGTTGCCAGACTTAAGTAGCTTGAGTCTAGTTTGGTTGTCAAACCAAAgtaaacaacaaacaaataaatgatAATTGTGTATTTTAGTTgtcaagagaggaaaaaaacgcAAACAATTAATCATCGACAACAATCTAACGATGATATCTTTACACACACTGCATCATGTGGAAGAGGACACGTCTATATATCTATCTAGACGATGTATGGCCAAATTTGATCATTAAGAGATATCTCATGTGTTTCTTTAATGCTGCGGGCGCCATCTATTCACTAAAACATATGGAATACAGgccaatagttttttaataaaaaataaaaaataacattaaaatattaaaatatcttcatgatttttttaatgacacaCGATATTAAAGTAAATTTCAttatcataatttataataatttgtaTTTAGAGCTACAGTGAAAACCTCTACTTATATATATTGGACATTAATATATAGAAACTCGACATTCGCCATCCCTAACAAGAAGCTTGATCAATCTAGAACTCTCTTGTACCTAACAGAAGCAAGATAGAAGAGTCATGCAAGCAACTGTACCAGTTTCATCATCACTTCATACAACAACTACAGCAGCAGACCCAACAGCGCTCTCCACACAGACCAACAACATGGCTCTTGTCCCTGCCCCACCATCAGAAACCCCACTTTTTGCAGAAGTAGACATGTGTTCCGACTCTTCAGCAACTACTGTCCGTGCCACTGTTATCCAAGCCTCCACTGTCTTCTATGACACTCCTGCCACTCTAGGTACTTCGATTCTTTATGCCCCACTAGAAAAGGAAGATTTCTTTTGTTAGTTGTCATGTTCTAAGTTCTGATTCTTGTTTGTGTAAAGATAAGGCTGAGAGATTTCTGGCTGAAGCAGCTGGATATGGGTCTCAATTGGTTGTGTTTCCTGAAGCATTTATTGGTGGTTATCCTAGAGGATCAAGTTTTGGTGCTACCATTGGTAGTCGTACAGCTAAAGGTAGAGAGGATTTCAGAAAGTATCATGCTTCAGCCATTGATGTTCCTGGTATGTAAGAATAAGACTAAAAGTTTTtccttttatgaatttattttgttgattgattAAGGGTTTGGTTTTTGATTGATTAAGTGGTTATTGGTGATTTATGTAAAATATAGGTCCAGAAGTTGACCGTTTGGCTGCAATGGCTGGGAAGTATAAGGTGTATTTGGTGATGGGTGTGATTGAGAGGGAGGGATATACACTCTACTGTACTGTGTTGTTTTTTGATTCTCAAGGTCATTACATGGGGAAGCATAGGAAAGTTATGCCGACGGCGGTGGAGCGTATAGTATGGGGTTTTGGAGATGGATCAACGATTCCGGTTTTTGGGACTCCGATTGGGAAAATTGGTGCCGCTATCTGTTGGGAAAATAGAATGCCACTCCTAAGGACTGCAATGTATGGTAAAGGTGAGTTATTGTGATAGTTCT of the Populus nigra chromosome 7, ddPopNigr1.1, whole genome shotgun sequence genome contains:
- the LOC133699360 gene encoding bifunctional nitrilase/nitrile hydratase NIT4A, with amino-acid sequence MQATVPVSSSLHTTTTAADPTALSTQTNNMALVPAPPSETPLFAEVDMCSDSSATTVRATVIQASTVFYDTPATLDKAERFLAEAAGYGSQLVVFPEAFIGGYPRGSSFGATIGSRTAKGREDFRKYHASAIDVPGPEVDRLAAMAGKYKVYLVMGVIEREGYTLYCTVLFFDSQGHYMGKHRKVMPTAVERIVWGFGDGSTIPVFGTPIGKIGAAICWENRMPLLRTAMYGKGIEIYCAPTADSRDTWQATMTHIALEGGCFVLSANQFCRRKDYPPPPEYVFLGVEEDLTPDSVVCAGGSVIISPLGTVLAGPNYDGEALISADLDLGEIARAKFDFDVVGHYSRPEVLSLTVRDHPTNAVMFTSASEKSEASRK